In the Candidatus Dechloromonas phosphoritropha genome, TGATCGTATCGGCACGCTGCTGGAAGACGCTTTTCGGGACAATCTCGCCGAAAACCCAGATCAGCGGGGCAACGAGCACCACCGCGAGCCAGCCGCCGGCCTCGCCGAAGATCTCGATCATCAGCGAGGTGGCGATCGTCGAGTTGGCGACCACCGCAATATTGGTTCCGACCAGGGTCGTCGACAGCAGCCACTCCGGCCTCTTCTCGAGCATCTCCAGGGCCAGGCGCGCGCCGCGCGAGCCCTTGGCGGCGGCGTGGCGAAGCTTCATGCGGTCGGCGCTGACAACACCGAGTTCCGATCCCGAGAAGAATGCTTCGGTGATCAGGAAAACGACCATCAGCAGGACCGTGATCCAGATATCCGACATCTAGGCGCCATCCTTCGTGCGCGGCGCCTCGGCCGCAACATCTTCCGCGGCGGCCGCGTTGACCGTCTCCCAGGCGACGGCGATGCCGGGGCTGGCAACCTCTTCCGGCGGGCGCTCGACAAGGACGCGGGTGATGCGGTTGTGCTCGACGCCGTCGACGGTGAAACTGAGCCCGCAGAGGTCTATCGTCGCGCCTCCCGCCGGAAGTTCGCCGAAAGCCTCGAGCAGCGCCCCGGCGAGGGTTTCAACTTCCTCGCTGGCGAGGCTGACCGCGAACTCACGGTTGAAGTCCGCGAGCGAGATGCTGGTGTCGATCAATCGGCGCCCATCGGCGAGTTCGCTGACAGCCTGCGGGCTGACGACTGCGGAGTCGGACGGGCTGGCGATCTCGCCAAAGACGCACTCGAGCAGATCCTCCATGGTCACCAGGCCGGTGACGCCGCCGTACTCGTCCACGCACAGCGCGAATGACAGCTTGCGCTGGCGAAAGGTGTGGAACAGTTCCAGCGCCGGCTTCGACTCGGGGAAGAAATGCGGCTGCCGCAACAGCTTGCGTACCCCCTGCGGGTCGCGCTCGAGCTTGGCGAGATCGACGCCGAGCAAGTCGCGCGTGTAGAGGATGCCGAGGATGGCATCGCGACGCCCCTTGAAAACCGGGTAACGCGACTGGCGGGCGGCCTTGATCTTGACGAGCAGATCGGCCATTGGCACCTCGGCGGAGAGAAACTGGATGTCGGAGCGCGGCCGCATGATGTCGCGCAGCGATTTGTTCCCGAACTCGAAGATCTTCTCGATGTATTGCGCTTCGTCGCTGTCGAGGGCGCCTTCGCCGAGCGCATCATGCACCAGCGTGCGCAGCATGTCCTTGGTGACCAGGTTGCCCTGCGAGCGCTGCTTGCCGACGATGAGGGTAATGAAGAAGTCGGAGACGTAGCGGATGACCTCACGCAATGGCGTTATGAGACGGGCAAAGAGATCGATCGGCCGTGCTTCGAAGCTGGCGAAGGCGACATTGTTACGGATCGCCAGCACCTTCGGGGTAATTTCGCCGAACAGCAGGAGTATCGGCACCATGACCAGCAGATTGATCATCTCGTTCTCGGCGCCGAACAGGTGGATGATCATTGCCGCCGAGATCACCGATGCCGAGACGTTGACAAATTCGTTGCCGATCAGGATGGTGACGATCAGTCGTCGCGGCTCGCTGCGCAGCCGCTCAATC is a window encoding:
- a CDS encoding HlyC/CorC family transporter, which translates into the protein MDAALWIELAVFVVLLCFSGFFSSTETSLFSLSSFQLDQMRAAKHPRIGLIERLRSEPRRLIVTILIGNEFVNVSASVISAAMIIHLFGAENEMINLLVMVPILLLFGEITPKVLAIRNNVAFASFEARPIDLFARLITPLREVIRYVSDFFITLIVGKQRSQGNLVTKDMLRTLVHDALGEGALDSDEAQYIEKIFEFGNKSLRDIMRPRSDIQFLSAEVPMADLLVKIKAARQSRYPVFKGRRDAILGILYTRDLLGVDLAKLERDPQGVRKLLRQPHFFPESKPALELFHTFRQRKLSFALCVDEYGGVTGLVTMEDLLECVFGEIASPSDSAVVSPQAVSELADGRRLIDTSISLADFNREFAVSLASEEVETLAGALLEAFGELPAGGATIDLCGLSFTVDGVEHNRITRVLVERPPEEVASPGIAVAWETVNAAAAEDVAAEAPRTKDGA